A section of the Rhizobium sp. Pop5 genome encodes:
- a CDS encoding AsmA-like C-terminal region-containing protein, with translation MGTSRHRRWRRKIGPVSRWLPAFARLSTVFLLIALGLFVALRVAAPYLISTGFVRSGIEDALSKWTGYHAEIKGTPVLEFWPTPRITLNQVTIRQPRENGDKLLGSIESLSADFSLIDALRGRASFHEFHLLRPGLALTRDEKGLIDWSYAGLLARAISGVRYENGAEVLDPDLDAEIGAVTVEDGALVVTDIRTGNIYHFDSVTADIAWPRLSGAISAVVIARINGQDLKVDFASRQPLLAFAGRNAETRTSLTSNLLTAHFQGIASIASISALSGNITATIPDVPALLAWSGKSIPGIGTLKSASVESDIMSSGSGLRFNNLSLSLNDASATGVMDLSTQIGKRPKIGGTLAFDEMNLKPFLDAFALRLAAGEAGEISAGMSEPLQLLDVDVRLSARRAQMGLFELSDVGASMIVAGGEAKFDIGDSQFEGGEMTAHLEATKRDFDGGGKLQLSIRDADFAALAERLHLTGPLPLATGSLDLDLQSSKAIWTAGLGDVTGKLHFWTKEGTIPGIDAGTLRTQAAEKPFFPLSAAANGAFSFDRLNLQADFANGSAEIRDAHITGATQTLTLSGVITYQSNGLALSGSLEATDPAKVAELPPLPFFVGGSWPNPVISPVPLLNAPAKP, from the coding sequence ATGGGTACGTCAAGACATCGCAGGTGGCGGAGGAAGATCGGACCCGTTTCGCGCTGGCTGCCGGCTTTTGCCCGTCTTTCGACCGTTTTTCTCCTGATCGCGCTCGGACTTTTCGTGGCCCTCAGGGTCGCCGCCCCCTATCTCATCTCGACCGGCTTCGTGCGCTCCGGCATCGAGGACGCGCTGTCGAAATGGACGGGCTATCATGCCGAGATCAAGGGTACCCCGGTTCTCGAATTCTGGCCGACGCCGCGCATCACGCTGAACCAGGTCACCATCCGCCAGCCGCGCGAAAACGGCGACAAGCTGCTCGGCAGCATCGAAAGCCTGTCGGCCGATTTCAGCCTGATCGATGCGCTGAGAGGGCGCGCAAGCTTCCACGAGTTTCACCTGCTGCGTCCCGGCCTTGCGCTGACGCGGGATGAAAAAGGATTGATCGACTGGAGTTATGCCGGGCTGCTTGCCCGCGCGATCAGCGGCGTACGCTACGAAAACGGTGCGGAGGTGCTCGATCCCGATCTCGATGCCGAGATCGGCGCGGTGACTGTCGAGGACGGTGCGCTTGTGGTCACCGACATCAGAACCGGCAATATCTATCATTTCGACAGCGTCACGGCCGACATCGCCTGGCCGCGACTTTCCGGTGCGATCTCGGCGGTCGTCATCGCCCGCATCAACGGGCAGGACCTGAAAGTCGATTTCGCTTCGCGCCAGCCGCTGCTCGCCTTTGCCGGCAGGAATGCCGAAACGCGGACATCGCTCACATCCAATCTGCTGACCGCACATTTCCAGGGAATTGCGAGCATCGCCAGCATTTCCGCCCTTTCCGGCAACATCACCGCCACTATTCCCGACGTGCCGGCGCTGCTGGCCTGGTCGGGCAAATCGATCCCCGGCATCGGGACGCTGAAAAGCGCCTCGGTGGAATCCGACATCATGTCGTCCGGCAGCGGGCTGCGCTTCAACAATCTCAGCCTGTCGCTCAACGACGCGAGCGCCACCGGGGTGATGGACCTTTCCACCCAAATCGGCAAACGACCGAAGATCGGCGGGACGCTCGCCTTCGACGAAATGAACCTCAAGCCGTTCCTCGATGCATTCGCGCTCAGGCTCGCCGCCGGAGAGGCAGGGGAAATCTCCGCCGGCATGAGTGAGCCGCTGCAACTGCTCGACGTCGATGTCAGGCTTTCGGCGCGACGCGCGCAGATGGGTCTTTTCGAGCTTTCCGATGTCGGCGCCAGTATGATCGTTGCCGGCGGCGAGGCGAAATTCGACATTGGCGACAGCCAGTTCGAAGGCGGTGAGATGACCGCGCATCTGGAGGCGACAAAGCGTGACTTCGACGGCGGCGGCAAGCTGCAGCTGTCGATCCGTGATGCCGACTTCGCTGCCCTTGCCGAGCGCCTGCACCTCACGGGACCGCTGCCGCTTGCGACAGGATCGCTCGATCTCGACCTGCAGTCCTCGAAGGCGATCTGGACGGCCGGTCTCGGCGACGTCACCGGCAAGCTGCATTTCTGGACCAAGGAAGGCACGATCCCCGGCATCGATGCGGGAACGTTGCGGACCCAGGCAGCCGAAAAGCCGTTCTTTCCGTTGAGCGCGGCGGCAAACGGCGCCTTCAGCTTCGACCGGCTCAACCTTCAGGCCGATTTCGCCAACGGTTCCGCCGAAATCCGCGACGCTCATATTACCGGCGCGACGCAGACGCTGACGCTTTCCGGCGTAATCACCTATCAATCGAACGGGCTGGCGCTTTCCGGATCGCTGGAAGCGACCGATCCGGCCAAGGTAGCCGAGCTGCCGCCTCTGCCGTTCTTCGTCGGCGGCTCATGGCCGAACCCGGTGATTTCACCGGTTCCGCTGCTCAACGCACCGGCGAAACCTTAA
- a CDS encoding acetoacetate--CoA ligase, with protein MQDNRPLWVPSEAAVAKSPIHAFMERCNADFGLSLAGFEDLHAWSVAERESFWSAVWDFCGVKGERGAEVLVNGDRMLEARFFPDATLNFAENLLSGRGEADAIIFRGEDKAEDRWSWDRLRALVSKLQQAFKAQGISEGDRIAAMMPNMPETVAAMLAAASIGAIWSSCSPDFGEQGVLDRFGQIAPRLFIACDAYWYSGKLQDVGAKVATVAKSLGVPTVIVHYAGDAEAVAGKTPGASTLEAFVAPYESGEVEFTRLAFSHPLYILFSSGTTGVPKCIVHSAGGTLLQHLKEQRLHCGLEAGEKLFYFTTCGWMMWNWLVSGLASGATLCLFDGSPFAPDGNVLFDYAEAEKFAIFGTSAKYIDAVRKGGLKPRASHDLSSLRLMTSTGSPLSPEGFTFVYEGIKEDVQLASISGGTDIVSCFVLGNPLQPVWRGEIQGPGLGLAVDVWNDDGNPVRGEKGELVCTKAFPSMPVMFWNDPDGAKYRAAYFDRFDNVWCHGDFAEWTEHGGLIIHGRSDATLNPGGVRIGTAEIYNQVEQMEEVAEALCIGQDWDDDVRVILFVRLAPGVTLTEDLVKAIKTRIRTGASPRHVPAKVIAVADIPRTKSGKIVELAVREVVHNRPVKNQEALANPEALRLFAGLSELKD; from the coding sequence ATGCAGGATAACAGACCGCTTTGGGTGCCCTCGGAGGCCGCCGTCGCAAAAAGCCCGATCCATGCTTTCATGGAGCGCTGCAACGCCGATTTCGGGCTTTCTCTCGCAGGCTTCGAGGATCTGCATGCATGGTCGGTCGCCGAGCGGGAGAGCTTCTGGTCGGCCGTCTGGGATTTCTGCGGCGTGAAGGGAGAGCGCGGTGCAGAGGTACTCGTCAACGGCGATCGCATGCTGGAGGCGCGCTTCTTTCCGGATGCGACGCTGAACTTTGCCGAGAACCTGCTGTCGGGCCGCGGCGAGGCCGATGCCATCATCTTTCGCGGCGAGGACAAGGCTGAGGACCGCTGGTCGTGGGACCGGCTGCGCGCGCTCGTCTCGAAACTGCAGCAGGCCTTCAAGGCGCAAGGCATCTCTGAAGGCGACCGCATCGCCGCCATGATGCCGAACATGCCGGAGACTGTTGCGGCCATGCTCGCCGCCGCCTCGATCGGCGCCATATGGTCGTCCTGCTCTCCCGATTTCGGCGAGCAGGGCGTGCTCGACCGCTTCGGCCAGATCGCTCCCCGGCTCTTTATCGCCTGCGATGCCTATTGGTATTCCGGCAAGCTGCAGGATGTTGGCGCCAAGGTCGCCACGGTCGCAAAGAGCCTGGGCGTCCCGACGGTCATCGTCCACTATGCCGGCGACGCCGAGGCCGTGGCGGGCAAAACGCCCGGCGCTTCGACGCTTGAAGCTTTCGTCGCACCTTATGAGTCGGGGGAAGTCGAGTTCACACGGCTTGCCTTCTCCCATCCGCTCTACATCCTCTTCTCGTCGGGAACGACGGGCGTGCCGAAATGCATCGTGCATTCGGCCGGCGGCACGCTGCTGCAGCATCTCAAGGAGCAACGGCTGCATTGCGGCCTGGAGGCGGGCGAGAAGCTGTTCTATTTCACCACCTGCGGCTGGATGATGTGGAACTGGCTGGTCAGCGGACTTGCCAGCGGCGCCACGCTCTGCCTGTTCGACGGCTCGCCCTTCGCGCCTGACGGCAACGTGCTGTTCGACTATGCCGAGGCCGAAAAATTCGCGATCTTCGGCACTTCGGCGAAGTATATCGACGCGGTGCGCAAGGGCGGCCTGAAGCCGCGCGCCAGCCACGATCTCTCCAGCCTCCGGTTGATGACATCAACCGGTTCGCCGCTGTCGCCCGAGGGTTTCACCTTCGTCTATGAGGGCATCAAGGAAGATGTGCAGCTCGCCTCGATATCGGGCGGAACCGACATCGTCTCCTGCTTCGTGCTCGGCAATCCGCTGCAGCCTGTCTGGCGCGGCGAGATCCAGGGACCTGGCCTCGGTCTTGCGGTCGACGTCTGGAACGATGACGGCAATCCGGTGCGGGGAGAGAAGGGCGAGCTCGTCTGCACCAAGGCCTTCCCCTCTATGCCGGTGATGTTCTGGAACGATCCCGACGGCGCCAAATATCGCGCCGCCTATTTCGACCGATTCGACAATGTCTGGTGCCACGGCGATTTCGCCGAATGGACCGAGCATGGCGGCCTGATCATCCACGGCCGTTCGGATGCGACGCTCAATCCCGGCGGTGTGCGCATCGGCACGGCCGAGATCTACAATCAGGTGGAGCAGATGGAGGAAGTGGCCGAGGCGCTATGCATCGGTCAGGACTGGGACGACGACGTGCGCGTCATCCTCTTCGTCCGCCTGGCGCCCGGCGTGACGCTGACCGAGGATCTCGTCAAGGCGATCAAGACACGGATTCGCACCGGCGCCTCGCCGCGGCATGTGCCGGCAAAGGTCATCGCGGTTGCCGATATTCCCCGCACCAAATCCGGCAAGATCGTCGAGCTTGCCGTGCGCGAGGTCGTTCACAACAGGCCGGTGAAGAACCAGGAAGCGCTCGCCAATCCCGAGGCGCTACGGCTCTTCGCCGGACTAAGCGAATTGAAGGATTGA
- a CDS encoding type I secretion system permease/ATPase: MDGVISQHLDSGLRALCGIAAFYRIAADPALLQHDLALKGRSSEAVDIQRAAKIIGLKARVVEKVTEQRLRTMPVPAIVKVRSGTFHVFAGLNPSGKYRLVDPITRVDREIARSDILAEIDARVILVGRRIRGEGSDPREFGFKWFLPSIWRYRKPLAHVLLASLFVQIFALITPLFFQVVVDKVLTHKGYSTLFVLVAGIAIVGLFDVMLQYLRAYALAHTTNRIDVELGQRLFHHLLRLPLEYFETRSAGQTVARVRELETIRAFLTGQGLFSALDVVFTFVFIAVLFAYSWSLTLIVIAAIPIYILIGSVVRPPLREFIKEKFNRGAASQQFLVEAIVGIHTVKSAAVEPVMQAQWEEKLAAYVRTAFDTTLLGVGGQNAIQYVSKLSTAALLLFGARAVIEGELSVGSLVAFNMIAGQVTQPILRLSQLWQDFQQVQISVDRLGDILNTPTERQPAARLSLPAPKGKIDFRNITFRYRPGSPEVLKNISLEIKPGEVIGIVGTSGSGKSTLAKLVQRLYIPEEGQVLLDGMDLSQLDPAWLRSHIGVVLQENLLFNRTIHDNIAFSNPAMQRAQVIAVAKLAGADEFILRMPHGYDTMIEERGANLSGGQRQRIAIARALATAPPILIFDEATSALDYESERVVQTNMRQIAAGRTVIIIAHRLAAVRPCNRIIGMAGGRIVEVGSHDDLLKRPEGLYARLWALQNDRGAA; encoded by the coding sequence ATGGATGGCGTCATTTCGCAGCACCTGGACTCCGGTCTTCGTGCGCTCTGTGGCATCGCTGCGTTCTATCGAATTGCTGCCGACCCGGCTCTACTGCAGCACGACCTGGCGCTGAAGGGGCGCTCGTCCGAAGCCGTTGATATTCAGAGAGCTGCCAAGATTATCGGACTCAAGGCGCGTGTCGTGGAGAAGGTCACGGAGCAACGGCTTCGAACCATGCCAGTCCCCGCCATCGTCAAAGTGCGCAGCGGAACCTTTCATGTATTCGCCGGGTTGAATCCATCCGGTAAGTACAGACTTGTCGATCCGATAACGCGCGTTGATCGCGAAATTGCTCGGTCCGATATATTGGCCGAAATCGACGCGCGCGTTATTCTCGTGGGGCGGCGTATAAGGGGCGAAGGGTCCGATCCGCGAGAGTTCGGATTCAAATGGTTTCTTCCATCGATCTGGCGTTATCGAAAGCCGCTTGCGCATGTATTGCTCGCCTCGCTGTTTGTGCAGATCTTTGCGCTCATCACGCCTTTGTTCTTTCAGGTTGTGGTCGACAAGGTGCTGACGCATAAGGGTTATTCGACGCTATTTGTGCTTGTTGCCGGTATCGCGATCGTCGGCCTCTTCGATGTCATGCTCCAATATCTGAGAGCCTATGCACTGGCTCACACGACGAACCGGATCGACGTCGAGCTCGGCCAACGCCTGTTCCATCATCTGCTGCGGCTGCCACTGGAGTATTTCGAGACGCGGTCTGCCGGCCAGACTGTCGCCCGCGTTCGCGAACTTGAAACCATTCGCGCATTCCTGACCGGACAGGGACTGTTTTCGGCCCTCGATGTCGTGTTCACATTTGTCTTCATCGCGGTTCTTTTCGCTTATTCCTGGAGCTTGACGCTGATCGTCATCGCCGCCATCCCGATCTACATCCTGATCGGAAGCGTGGTGCGACCGCCACTGCGCGAATTCATCAAGGAGAAGTTCAATCGGGGCGCGGCAAGCCAGCAGTTCCTCGTCGAAGCCATCGTCGGTATCCACACGGTAAAGTCCGCCGCGGTAGAGCCGGTGATGCAGGCGCAGTGGGAGGAGAAGCTCGCAGCTTACGTGCGAACAGCCTTCGATACGACATTGCTTGGCGTCGGCGGGCAAAACGCCATTCAATATGTGAGCAAGCTTTCTACGGCCGCCCTTCTTCTTTTCGGTGCGAGGGCGGTCATCGAAGGCGAGCTTTCCGTTGGTTCTCTCGTCGCCTTCAACATGATTGCCGGCCAGGTCACCCAGCCGATCTTGAGGCTGTCTCAACTCTGGCAGGATTTCCAGCAGGTGCAGATCTCGGTCGATAGGCTCGGCGACATCCTGAACACCCCGACAGAGCGTCAGCCAGCCGCGCGGTTGTCGTTGCCTGCACCAAAGGGAAAAATCGATTTTCGAAACATCACCTTCCGTTATCGGCCCGGCTCGCCGGAGGTCCTGAAAAACATATCGCTCGAAATAAAGCCGGGAGAGGTCATCGGTATCGTCGGAACCTCGGGCTCTGGGAAGTCGACGCTCGCGAAACTGGTGCAGCGTCTTTATATCCCCGAAGAGGGGCAGGTCCTTCTTGACGGCATGGATCTCTCCCAGCTCGATCCCGCCTGGCTTCGAAGCCACATTGGCGTCGTTCTCCAGGAGAACCTGCTGTTCAACCGGACGATCCACGACAATATCGCGTTCTCAAACCCAGCGATGCAGCGCGCTCAGGTTATTGCGGTCGCCAAGCTCGCCGGGGCAGATGAATTCATTTTGCGAATGCCGCACGGCTACGACACGATGATCGAAGAGCGCGGCGCGAACCTGTCCGGTGGCCAGCGTCAGCGGATCGCCATTGCCCGTGCGCTTGCCACCGCTCCCCCGATCCTGATTTTCGATGAAGCGACCAGCGCCCTCGACTATGAAAGCGAGCGCGTCGTGCAAACCAACATGCGCCAGATCGCCGCCGGCAGAACGGTCATCATCATCGCGCATCGGCTCGCCGCTGTGCGGCCTTGCAACCGGATCATCGGCATGGCTGGCGGACGTATAGTTGAAGTCGGCAGCCATGACGATCTGCTCAAGCGCCCGGAGGGGCTCTATGCGCGACTTTGGGCCTTGCAGAATGACAGAGGCGCCGCGTGA
- a CDS encoding HlyD family type I secretion periplasmic adaptor subunit gives MKSKAAKAARYAGLPLRPLARSDHEFLAPALEILETPPSPVRMALILIICGFVTTALIWSYIGRIDIIAAAQGKIQPTGRVKVVQPLLTGKVKALPPPNGTPVKSGDILLELDPTDAIADETDAAKGLASVRAEVRRRKAAVDYVRFQESDQPPTISWDADAPDELRRREEGILRGDLEQFLAAAASLDAQKHQKEVERDRLVVTVAAQNSLVETLKERVAMRSALASKEAGTMASVIDATETSKEQATQLAVQEGHLADAVAGIEVFAREKDKLTRTFLSDQLGRLGDAERRVEELEQRLAKARNVREQMTLRSPIDGTVQASSITSVGQVVTVGQDVMRVVPEGSVLELEVYALNKDIGFIKIGQDAVVKLEAFPFTRYGTIPAHVTKIAADAIPEPDAARREGDPAARQAETTFGGAERMQNLVFPVTLSLDTDQISADGRNVKLSAGMAAIAEVRTGERRMLEYVFSPLVEVAEEALRER, from the coding sequence GTGAAAAGTAAAGCCGCCAAAGCTGCGCGTTATGCTGGCCTTCCCTTGCGCCCGCTGGCGCGATCCGACCACGAGTTTCTGGCGCCGGCGCTCGAAATTCTGGAGACGCCCCCCTCGCCGGTGCGAATGGCGCTGATCTTGATCATTTGCGGCTTCGTCACGACGGCGTTGATCTGGTCTTATATCGGCCGCATCGACATCATTGCGGCCGCACAAGGCAAAATTCAGCCGACGGGCCGTGTCAAAGTTGTTCAGCCACTGTTGACGGGTAAGGTGAAGGCGCTTCCGCCGCCGAATGGCACGCCCGTCAAAAGCGGCGATATCCTGCTCGAACTTGACCCGACTGATGCCATTGCTGATGAGACAGACGCAGCAAAAGGCCTGGCATCCGTGAGAGCCGAAGTCCGACGCCGAAAAGCCGCGGTCGACTATGTTCGGTTTCAGGAGAGCGACCAGCCGCCGACGATCTCCTGGGACGCAGACGCGCCCGATGAATTGCGTCGTCGTGAGGAAGGCATCCTGCGAGGCGACCTCGAGCAATTCCTGGCCGCGGCTGCGTCGCTCGATGCTCAAAAGCACCAGAAGGAAGTGGAACGCGATCGTCTGGTCGTGACGGTTGCGGCCCAAAACTCGCTGGTTGAGACCCTGAAGGAGCGCGTGGCGATGCGCAGCGCGTTGGCTTCGAAGGAAGCCGGCACGATGGCGAGTGTGATCGATGCCACCGAAACATCGAAAGAGCAGGCGACACAGCTTGCCGTGCAGGAGGGCCACCTCGCGGATGCCGTGGCCGGCATCGAGGTCTTCGCGAGGGAGAAGGACAAGCTGACACGAACGTTCCTGAGCGATCAACTCGGACGGCTCGGCGACGCGGAGCGTCGGGTCGAAGAACTGGAGCAGCGGCTAGCAAAAGCCAGGAATGTTCGAGAGCAGATGACCTTGCGCAGTCCGATAGACGGCACGGTGCAGGCGTCTTCGATTACCAGCGTGGGTCAAGTGGTGACCGTCGGCCAGGATGTGATGCGTGTCGTGCCTGAGGGGAGCGTGTTGGAGCTCGAAGTCTACGCTTTGAACAAGGATATCGGCTTCATCAAGATCGGGCAGGACGCTGTCGTCAAGCTCGAAGCCTTTCCCTTCACCCGTTACGGAACGATCCCTGCTCATGTCACAAAAATTGCGGCAGATGCGATCCCCGAACCCGACGCCGCACGCCGCGAGGGCGACCCTGCGGCAAGGCAGGCGGAGACAACGTTCGGCGGCGCCGAAAGAATGCAGAACCTGGTTTTCCCGGTCACGTTGAGCCTGGACACTGACCAGATTTCAGCAGACGGCCGTAACGTCAAGTTAAGTGCCGGCATGGCAGCAATTGCGGAAGTGCGAACGGGCGAGCGGAGAATGCTGGAATATGTCTTTTCGCCTTTGGTCGAGGTCGCGGAGGAAGCGCTTCGTGAGCGATAG